Proteins encoded in a region of the Spirochaeta lutea genome:
- a CDS encoding sugar phosphate nucleotidyltransferase, whose product MTSITNLILCGGVGSRLWPLSRKLLPKQFARILEGQTLFERTAQRNARFSRRVLIAANEHQSFLAYNQLHNLGIRPAGGLIEPIGRNTAPAIALAAMQCDPGEIILVSPSDHVIADEQAYAGAVAEAADLAAQGYIVTFGIRPEYAETGFGYIQAGPVIVPEDRPDARIAEGGESPDTAGARAVPGEETQGGDEPRSSGSRGAGLQGQEPGDPGSNGTVQGRRVAAFKEKPDLPTAEGYLRDGNFFWNSGMFCFQAGVFLKELETYQPEMYRACRRALEGAGKASLETRGSGEAALTPRLEDMQAIPALSVDYAVMEQTRRAAVVPCSIGWSDLGSLDALFDFLGDEARQRNPEAENVWNSDLPPVAVESRGNLVIAGERQVALIDVEDLYVIETPDALLVGRRGSSQKVKAVVQHLEETAPRFTERFPTVERPWGRYTTLHQGEGYMVRRIQIKPGGKTSLQRHRRREELWTVASGQARVRIELSVRTYQKGQSIEVPRGAWHQLENSGTEPLIIIETQIGNAISEDDVERREG is encoded by the coding sequence ATGACATCCATAACAAATCTGATCCTTTGCGGCGGGGTGGGGAGCCGGCTTTGGCCCCTGAGCCGAAAGTTGCTGCCTAAGCAGTTCGCCCGTATCTTAGAGGGCCAAACCCTGTTCGAGCGTACCGCCCAGCGGAACGCCCGGTTTAGCCGCCGAGTTCTCATCGCTGCCAACGAACACCAGAGTTTTCTCGCCTACAATCAATTACATAACCTCGGAATCCGGCCGGCCGGAGGCCTTATCGAGCCTATCGGCAGGAATACCGCCCCGGCCATCGCCCTGGCCGCCATGCAGTGCGATCCCGGGGAGATTATTCTGGTAAGCCCTTCGGACCATGTTATTGCCGATGAACAGGCCTACGCCGGGGCTGTGGCTGAGGCGGCGGATCTGGCGGCCCAGGGGTACATCGTGACCTTCGGCATCCGTCCTGAGTATGCTGAAACCGGCTTCGGCTACATCCAGGCGGGTCCGGTTATTGTACCCGAGGACCGGCCCGATGCACGTATAGCGGAGGGCGGTGAATCACCGGACACCGCCGGCGCGAGGGCCGTGCCCGGCGAGGAAACCCAGGGGGGTGATGAGCCCCGGTCTTCGGGAAGCAGGGGTGCCGGGCTGCAGGGCCAGGAGCCGGGAGATCCCGGGAGCAACGGAACGGTTCAGGGCCGACGGGTTGCGGCATTTAAGGAAAAGCCCGATCTGCCCACCGCGGAGGGCTACCTCCGGGACGGTAACTTTTTTTGGAACAGCGGGATGTTTTGTTTTCAGGCCGGGGTATTCCTGAAGGAGCTGGAAACCTATCAGCCCGAGATGTACCGGGCCTGCCGCCGGGCCCTGGAAGGCGCCGGGAAAGCCTCCCTGGAGACCAGGGGATCCGGGGAGGCCGCCCTGACCCCGAGGCTGGAGGATATGCAGGCTATTCCGGCGTTGTCGGTGGATTATGCGGTCATGGAGCAGACCCGCCGGGCAGCGGTGGTCCCCTGTTCCATCGGGTGGAGCGATCTGGGCAGCTTGGATGCCTTGTTTGATTTTCTGGGTGATGAGGCCCGGCAGCGGAATCCCGAGGCTGAAAATGTCTGGAACAGCGATCTGCCTCCGGTAGCCGTGGAATCCCGGGGTAACCTCGTTATTGCCGGAGAGCGCCAGGTCGCTCTTATCGATGTGGAGGATTTGTACGTCATTGAGACCCCCGATGCCCTGTTGGTCGGCCGCCGGGGTTCCAGTCAAAAGGTAAAGGCGGTGGTACAGCATCTTGAAGAGACTGCGCCGCGCTTTACCGAGCGGTTTCCCACGGTGGAGCGCCCCTGGGGACGGTACACCACCCTTCACCAAGGGGAGGGGTACATGGTCCGGCGGATCCAGATAAAACCCGGGGGAAAAACAAGTCTGCAGCGTCACCGCCGCCGGGAGGAACTCTGGACGGTCGCCTCGGGTCAGGCCCGGGTCCGCATTGAGCTGTCGGTTCGCACCTACCAGAAGGGCCAGAGCATCGAGGTGCCCCGGGGGGCGTGGCATCAGCTGGAGAATAGCGGCACCGAGCCCCTAATCATTATTGAAACTCAGATCGGTAATGCTATCTCCGAGGATGATGTAGAACGCCGGGAGGGGTAG
- a CDS encoding ATP-binding response regulator — protein sequence MILKDAEPCPVSGLPVYSPPHWHYRTPDEHYQGNLSLVGTNIMVWQPWGCPKPEDAEAITRLIFHALDETFSTDQAFYACFDYSSLENPPIHNRLKVMTNLSQIINRLDTVYFFGMGSPVKQILRLSLYLGGIASKVRLARDYRETITSILDEQPPGESQDCFCLERPQTKGDLNAILSAMARILWKNEYDVEVPPLPQGHPLSDLSSAVQVMAYDLARREELLLHRIEALDRSNTQKEQRILTMTHEMRTPLLGISGSLELLGQTALTAQQQTYLDTIKHASQTLTAELGQIIESVHIEQGSFTAAPRNIDIRDFLHEIKSLFTAQCSLKGLELSMDIQALVPRTLTLNDTALRHILINLLGNAVKFTPRGSVTIRCSTPQPSAGLPREMIIQVQDTGRGIAPHMQDRIFERYVQDDSETSRQPEGPGEPAPPPDQPASSPAQPPPGQSNSHRGMGLGLSIVKVLTASMGGTISLTSTPRQGSTFSVRIPLYPPDTPATSSPMPLENTPQTPPGGLKEEHYSMKAHILIIDDDETTRFILSGLCRTLGITTQEAATSAGALSVLQEKSFDLILLDNYLDAMSGTQVLQKIRELPNHRSTPIISVSGITQEEGDDLVKSQGFTDFLQKPISRQSLEAMIAKTLTPPE from the coding sequence ATGATTCTCAAGGATGCCGAGCCCTGTCCGGTCAGCGGGCTTCCAGTGTACTCACCTCCCCATTGGCACTACCGCACCCCGGACGAGCATTACCAGGGCAACCTATCCCTGGTAGGTACCAATATCATGGTCTGGCAACCCTGGGGCTGTCCCAAACCCGAGGATGCCGAAGCCATCACAAGGCTGATCTTTCATGCCCTGGACGAGACCTTCAGTACCGATCAGGCCTTCTACGCCTGCTTTGACTACAGCAGCCTGGAAAATCCCCCCATCCATAACCGACTTAAGGTAATGACAAACCTCAGCCAGATCATAAACCGACTGGACACGGTGTACTTCTTCGGGATGGGTTCCCCGGTTAAGCAGATTCTGCGGCTATCCCTCTACCTGGGCGGCATCGCGTCCAAGGTTCGCCTTGCCCGGGACTACCGGGAAACCATCACCTCCATTCTAGATGAACAGCCCCCCGGAGAATCCCAGGATTGCTTCTGTCTTGAGCGTCCCCAGACCAAGGGTGATTTAAACGCCATCCTCTCCGCCATGGCCCGCATCCTCTGGAAGAATGAGTACGACGTAGAGGTTCCGCCCCTTCCCCAGGGGCACCCCTTATCGGACCTCTCCAGCGCAGTCCAGGTCATGGCCTACGACCTTGCCCGTCGGGAAGAACTGCTGCTCCATCGTATTGAAGCCTTAGACCGGTCAAATACCCAAAAAGAACAGCGCATCCTCACCATGACCCACGAGATGCGAACCCCCCTGTTAGGCATCTCCGGATCCCTGGAACTCCTGGGCCAAACAGCCCTCACCGCTCAGCAGCAGACCTACCTGGATACCATCAAACACGCCAGCCAAACCCTCACGGCCGAGCTAGGGCAGATCATCGAATCAGTCCATATTGAGCAGGGTTCCTTCACAGCCGCGCCCCGGAACATCGACATCCGGGACTTCCTCCACGAGATAAAATCCCTCTTCACCGCTCAATGCAGTCTAAAAGGCCTGGAACTGTCTATGGACATCCAGGCCCTGGTACCCCGGACACTGACCCTCAACGACACCGCCCTCCGGCACATCCTCATTAACCTGTTAGGAAACGCGGTAAAATTCACCCCCCGAGGCTCGGTTACAATCCGGTGCAGCACCCCTCAGCCCTCAGCCGGACTGCCCCGGGAGATGATCATCCAGGTACAGGACACCGGCAGGGGAATAGCCCCCCACATGCAGGACCGAATCTTCGAACGCTATGTTCAGGATGATTCAGAGACCTCCAGGCAGCCTGAGGGCCCGGGAGAACCCGCACCCCCCCCCGACCAGCCAGCTTCCAGCCCGGCTCAGCCACCCCCGGGGCAGAGCAATAGCCACCGAGGTATGGGTCTGGGCCTGTCCATCGTGAAAGTCCTAACGGCGAGCATGGGAGGAACCATCAGCCTGACCAGTACACCCCGGCAAGGAAGTACCTTTAGCGTTAGAATCCCCCTATACCCCCCGGATACCCCAGCAACTTCCAGCCCCATGCCCCTGGAAAACACACCCCAGACCCCCCCGGGAGGTCTCAAAGAGGAGCACTATTCCATGAAAGCGCATATTTTGATTATTGATGACGACGAGACTACCCGGTTCATCCTGTCCGGGCTCTGCAGAACTCTGGGGATTACCACCCAGGAGGCGGCAACCTCCGCCGGCGCCCTCTCCGTGCTGCAGGAGAAATCCTTCGACCTGATCCTCTTAGACAACTATCTGGATGCCATGAGCGGTACTCAGGTCCTGCAAAAAATCCGGGAACTTCCCAACCACCGCAGCACCCCGATTATTTCGGTCAGCGGAATCACCCAGGAAGAAGGAGACGATCTGGTAAAAAGCCAGGGCTTCACCGACTTCCTGCAGAAACCCATCAGCCGCCAGAGCCTGGAAGCCATGATCGCCAAAACCCTGACCCCCCCGGAATAA
- a CDS encoding RND transporter family protein, translated as MTRSGQLVIITIALAFSVFAAFRIPLLRVGTELLTEEQENPEENTTIVSFRIPKAAVQEAAPSIRKSILALDPQALILDPLEFTDIILQGDTLAEVPVWDSAAGELTPRTLDSPFLRLLFAGKESEGTPGNPASIDGESVYLRSVMNLSPEQGQDLLSLFPPEPYQENQPRLHGRAVPEGYDQPRTHGRAVTEGYDQPRVTSLYHYTHSIESELKQDILTKMLLALPLAVLGGLLVTRRKRILAALGAALVMPAAWTLGIMQLMNLELNAVTATVPFFSLAITGPFLLHRLRAWGLVRRTLRTRALSLDTLGILLSGFTTGTAMLLLILSGNTLLERLGILMAISSALSILGTTLVFPAILNTIPSPAQGLRPAILPWPTDGYEPSRPGRATALSGIRRGLCYAGMAGGVFIIAYLPALGLEPQIITNAIFTRNSPVHKYFLENQRSGLSNGEIVLTVDTKTEGGILSPQFLQSFETLTKTLEANPGISHSDSLIPLLAWITGRYRGIEDRLPQSMEEAGENLELAASNDAGALLQRYTDPQYSLLRLYLTPTQEAGTYHALDNLHQDILAAYQAAGLETEHPPQFEPMLPSEPAPDAWASSTQRVRPAPESVVRVSGYFYELRRYQSAVIQTFLMGIPLLIALMIMLLALITRSARGGILPGISVLVSVLSYTLVSLVSGRGFSLIDCAFLSLLVGVSNDDAIFMVLALKHPDSDHRVVTPILQTTLIFSLLLLPLAFSSIIPLSWAAITGIIALWAATTVTVYILPRIFSIVESPKVGLQ; from the coding sequence ATGACAAGATCCGGACAACTCGTAATTATTACCATCGCCCTGGCCTTCTCGGTCTTTGCAGCATTCCGTATTCCGCTGTTACGGGTCGGCACAGAGTTGTTAACAGAGGAACAGGAAAATCCGGAAGAAAACACCACAATTGTCTCCTTCAGAATCCCCAAAGCTGCCGTTCAGGAGGCTGCCCCCAGTATCCGGAAATCCATCCTGGCTCTGGACCCCCAGGCTCTCATCCTTGACCCCCTGGAATTCACCGACATCATACTCCAGGGCGACACCTTGGCGGAGGTTCCGGTATGGGATTCGGCTGCTGGAGAACTTACCCCAAGAACCCTGGACAGCCCCTTCCTCCGGCTGCTATTTGCCGGGAAGGAATCCGAGGGTACACCGGGAAACCCTGCATCTATCGACGGCGAATCGGTGTACCTCCGGAGTGTCATGAACCTGAGCCCCGAGCAGGGACAGGACCTGCTAAGCCTCTTCCCACCGGAACCGTACCAAGAAAACCAGCCCCGGCTGCATGGGCGAGCAGTACCCGAAGGTTACGACCAGCCCCGGACGCATGGGCGAGCAGTAACCGAAGGTTACGACCAGCCCCGGGTTACAAGTCTTTACCACTACACCCATAGCATCGAATCGGAGCTCAAACAGGATATTCTCACGAAGATGCTTCTCGCTCTGCCCCTGGCTGTTCTGGGGGGATTGCTGGTAACCCGGCGAAAACGCATCCTTGCAGCCTTGGGTGCAGCCCTGGTAATGCCCGCAGCCTGGACCCTGGGGATCATGCAGCTCATGAATCTGGAGCTCAATGCGGTAACAGCGACCGTACCCTTCTTTTCCCTGGCAATTACCGGCCCGTTTCTACTTCACCGGCTCCGGGCTTGGGGCCTAGTTCGGAGGACCCTCCGCACCAGGGCGCTATCCTTGGATACCCTGGGCATCCTGCTCTCGGGTTTCACCACCGGAACAGCCATGCTACTCCTGATCCTATCCGGTAACACATTGTTGGAGCGCCTGGGGATTCTTATGGCCATTTCATCAGCCTTGAGCATCCTGGGTACAACCCTGGTGTTTCCGGCAATCCTGAACACCATTCCCTCGCCTGCACAAGGTCTACGGCCGGCCATCCTGCCCTGGCCCACAGACGGATACGAGCCCTCCCGCCCCGGCCGGGCAACGGCGCTCTCAGGGATTCGGCGCGGCCTTTGCTACGCCGGAATGGCCGGAGGCGTCTTCATAATAGCCTACCTCCCTGCCCTAGGTCTCGAACCGCAGATCATTACCAACGCCATCTTCACCAGGAATTCTCCGGTACACAAATACTTCCTTGAGAATCAGCGGTCCGGATTATCCAACGGCGAGATCGTGCTGACCGTGGATACAAAAACCGAGGGAGGCATTCTCTCGCCACAGTTTTTACAATCCTTTGAAACCCTGACCAAGACCCTGGAAGCGAATCCCGGAATCTCTCATAGTGATTCTCTCATTCCCCTGCTCGCCTGGATTACCGGACGCTATCGCGGAATCGAAGACAGACTGCCCCAGTCCATGGAGGAGGCCGGAGAGAACCTGGAACTCGCAGCCTCTAACGACGCCGGGGCCCTTCTTCAGCGCTACACCGACCCGCAGTACTCCCTGCTCCGCCTCTACCTAACCCCGACCCAGGAAGCAGGCACCTACCATGCCCTGGACAACCTCCACCAAGACATCCTGGCTGCTTATCAGGCCGCCGGCCTTGAGACTGAGCACCCACCGCAATTTGAACCCATGCTCCCATCTGAACCAGCCCCGGACGCATGGGCGAGCAGTACCCAAAGGGTACGACCAGCCCCGGAATCCGTGGTTCGCGTCTCGGGGTACTTCTATGAGTTACGCCGTTACCAAAGCGCGGTGATCCAGACCTTTCTCATGGGAATCCCTCTGTTGATTGCTCTTATGATTATGCTCCTGGCTCTCATAACCCGCAGTGCCAGGGGTGGTATCCTGCCCGGAATCTCGGTCCTGGTCTCGGTCCTGAGCTACACCCTGGTGTCCCTGGTTTCCGGCAGAGGATTCTCCCTCATCGACTGCGCCTTCCTGAGCCTCCTGGTGGGTGTAAGCAACGATGACGCTATCTTTATGGTCCTCGCCTTGAAGCACCCCGACTCGGATCACCGGGTGGTAACCCCCATCCTGCAAACCACCCTGATCTTCTCCCTATTGCTGCTGCCCCTGGCGTTCTCTAGCATCATACCCCTCTCCTGGGCCGCCATTACGGGCATCATCGCCCTTTGGGCAGCCACAACCGTCACCGTATACATCCTCCCCAGGATATTTTCCATTGTGGAATCTCCAAAGGTGGGCCTACAATAG
- a CDS encoding PAS domain S-box protein yields the protein MLVLTLLQNIALLVTLAVLYEQLLELFSQRPVLSAWLSGLLFGLVGIIGMMTPLNFAPGIIYDGRSIILFTAGYVGGPWGAALAGIMTSVYRYFFVGGSGAAVGVLVILQSAFTGAVFYSIRRGHSFWEHWPGILLTGYIVHIPMLLIQLLLPDGVGFRVLQEVGPIVLLLYPVGQLLIISLFLNRRRALENQQILQDQSEWYQQIFKDSAIPRLVIDPESGRIADINHAAEVFYGYTREEFCSLTIGDISMHPQGRINDRMSLVVSKLNTAFEITHKTKDGQPRNVTVFSSPVYARGKTLLNTIVIDTSKLKELERESYILSECVENAAIGVFRIDDDTGKILWANHEACRRLGYTKAELQTMSVFDIDPNYTADTWADHRSAIKTSGGGTVETQHRCKDGSTYPVEITVTYFTYQGETLSFSFAKDITQRKRSEQRMLETLEQKDVLIQEIHHRVRNNLSLILGMINLERNHLPDGDQHPGIMTRLTDRILAIGLIHDLVYQDENLSKISLNALLLEVARNLRENHSLPAEAQPRVTGNEVVLDVTRVMPIGLMVTELFSHFYSAVHAQPPGSQGCARGMEIVVTHHSGGFMSVAFNSDCEVAEHACRTMRDDRLSIELMTVLALQGRWEYHWSTAGHLLEITSVHL from the coding sequence ATGCTGGTACTAACCCTGCTTCAAAACATAGCCCTCCTGGTTACCCTTGCAGTGCTCTACGAACAGCTCCTTGAGCTGTTCTCCCAACGTCCGGTGTTAAGCGCGTGGCTCAGCGGCCTGCTCTTCGGGTTGGTGGGAATTATCGGTATGATGACTCCCCTGAACTTTGCACCGGGAATTATTTACGACGGACGGTCCATTATTCTCTTTACCGCCGGCTATGTAGGCGGCCCCTGGGGGGCGGCATTAGCAGGAATCATGACCAGCGTGTACCGGTATTTTTTTGTGGGAGGATCCGGTGCTGCGGTAGGGGTTTTGGTGATTCTGCAGTCCGCTTTTACCGGAGCTGTGTTTTATTCGATCCGTAGAGGTCACAGTTTTTGGGAGCACTGGCCGGGGATTCTTCTGACGGGCTACATAGTCCACATTCCCATGCTGCTTATTCAACTGCTCCTGCCCGATGGGGTGGGATTCCGGGTGCTTCAAGAGGTAGGCCCCATCGTACTCCTCCTGTATCCCGTGGGCCAACTGCTGATCATCAGTCTGTTTTTAAACCGCCGCCGCGCCTTGGAGAACCAGCAGATTCTTCAGGATCAGAGTGAATGGTACCAGCAAATATTTAAGGATTCTGCTATCCCCAGGCTGGTTATCGATCCTGAATCGGGCCGAATAGCGGATATTAACCATGCTGCCGAGGTATTTTACGGGTACACCCGGGAGGAATTCTGTTCCCTGACCATCGGGGATATCAGCATGCACCCCCAGGGGCGGATTAACGACCGCATGTCCCTGGTTGTATCAAAGCTTAACACAGCCTTTGAAATCACCCATAAAACCAAGGACGGCCAGCCCCGGAACGTAACAGTCTTTTCCTCACCGGTGTATGCCCGGGGCAAGACCCTCCTGAACACCATTGTCATTGATACCAGTAAGCTCAAGGAACTGGAGCGGGAGTCCTACATTCTCAGTGAATGCGTGGAGAACGCCGCCATCGGGGTATTCCGAATCGACGATGATACGGGCAAAATTCTCTGGGCGAACCATGAGGCCTGCCGGCGCCTGGGGTATACCAAGGCGGAGCTGCAAACCATGTCCGTCTTTGATATTGATCCCAATTACACCGCAGACACTTGGGCGGATCACCGCAGCGCCATCAAGACCTCGGGGGGCGGGACCGTGGAAACCCAGCACCGTTGTAAGGACGGCAGTACCTACCCCGTAGAAATAACCGTAACCTATTTCACCTACCAGGGTGAAACCCTGTCCTTTAGTTTTGCCAAGGATATTACCCAGCGCAAGCGCTCGGAACAACGGATGCTGGAAACCCTGGAACAGAAGGATGTTCTGATCCAGGAGATACACCACCGGGTGCGGAACAACCTCTCCCTCATCCTCGGGATGATCAACCTGGAGCGTAATCATCTGCCCGACGGGGATCAGCATCCCGGAATTATGACTCGACTAACCGACCGTATTCTTGCCATCGGGCTTATCCACGATCTGGTTTATCAGGATGAAAACCTCTCTAAGATTTCCTTGAATGCCCTCCTCTTGGAGGTAGCCCGAAATCTCCGGGAAAACCACAGCCTGCCGGCGGAGGCCCAACCACGGGTAACCGGGAACGAGGTGGTATTGGACGTAACCCGGGTTATGCCCATCGGACTGATGGTAACCGAGCTGTTCTCCCATTTTTACAGCGCCGTCCACGCCCAGCCTCCGGGTTCCCAGGGGTGCGCACGGGGGATGGAGATTGTTGTTACCCATCACTCCGGGGGGTTCATGAGCGTAGCCTTTAATTCGGACTGCGAGGTTGCCGAACATGCGTGCCGGACCATGCGGGATGACCGGCTGAGTATCGAATTAATGACAGTGCTTGCCCTCCAGGGCAGGTGGGAATATCATTGGAGCACTGCGGGGCATTTACTCGAGATTACCAGTGTGCACCTCTAA
- a CDS encoding response regulator, producing the protein MKETTILLVEDELIIAMSTKIQLEAAGYRVLFPVMTGEEAVSRAQSDLPDLILMDLLLKGQTNGLQAALEIRKFHQVPILFVTGNPGMVSSRDLETLGDATAVLTKPVNAQALLQSIQQFIPPA; encoded by the coding sequence ATGAAGGAAACAACGATTTTACTGGTTGAGGACGAGCTGATTATTGCTATGAGCACCAAGATTCAGCTGGAGGCTGCGGGGTATCGGGTATTATTTCCTGTCATGACGGGAGAGGAGGCGGTTTCTCGGGCCCAATCCGATTTGCCCGACCTCATCCTCATGGATCTTCTGCTTAAGGGCCAAACGAACGGCCTGCAAGCAGCCCTGGAGATCCGTAAATTCCACCAGGTTCCCATTCTATTCGTTACCGGCAATCCAGGCATGGTGTCTTCCCGAGATCTTGAAACCTTGGGCGACGCAACCGCCGTTTTGACCAAGCCGGTTAATGCCCAGGCGCTGCTCCAGTCCATCCAGCAGTTCATCCCCCCAGCCTAA
- a CDS encoding PAS domain S-box protein: MKDIYSKSSHTNDEPTIQEMAKNLAESKAHTQALLQASFGGIAIHDKGIILECNAALETLFGYSRSHLIGMDGLELIVPSERPRVRDIIASGFDKPYESLGLTVRGTVFPVRIEAKNIPYHGRQVRVTEFRDITDQKQAQEALQQSEEKFRSLFENNHAVILVIDPRDGSIFDANPAAARFYGWSEDELRTMNIDQINTLSRDEIETEMARAAADKNNYFVFEHRRKTGGACPVEVYSGPIRIGGRKLLYSLVHDISKRREVEEALETSAIRNKELLRELQHRAKNSFSLIASLIDLTAGKSVNPEALKILEDLGSRVRSMSELYSLLYSRDQVDQVRLDEYLHRLVHPIIDLTPGITKKCLLEPVTVPTSIAAPLGLIVTELMTNAIKHAFPEGTGNISIVLKGDSHGDSTGQYSGATLEIADNGCGMPEDLASRGCGFDTPQASLPTPGLGIQLIQSLVLQIRGTIETTCRGGTITTITVPLD, encoded by the coding sequence ATGAAGGATATTTATTCCAAATCATCACATACCAACGATGAACCAACTATCCAGGAAATGGCAAAGAACCTCGCAGAGTCCAAAGCCCACACCCAAGCCCTCCTGCAGGCCAGCTTCGGGGGAATCGCCATTCACGACAAGGGAATAATACTAGAATGTAACGCTGCTCTGGAAACCCTCTTTGGCTATTCCCGAAGCCATCTCATCGGCATGGACGGCTTGGAACTTATCGTTCCGTCGGAACGTCCCAGGGTACGGGACATCATTGCATCAGGCTTTGACAAACCCTACGAAAGCCTGGGGCTAACAGTCCGGGGTACTGTCTTCCCAGTTCGAATCGAAGCAAAGAACATTCCCTACCACGGCAGACAGGTCCGGGTAACGGAGTTCCGGGACATAACCGATCAAAAACAGGCTCAGGAGGCCCTACAGCAAAGCGAAGAGAAATTCCGCAGCCTCTTTGAGAACAACCATGCTGTTATTTTAGTCATTGATCCCCGGGACGGAAGCATCTTTGATGCAAACCCGGCCGCAGCCCGGTTCTACGGTTGGTCCGAGGATGAGCTTCGCACCATGAACATAGACCAGATAAACACCCTCAGCCGGGACGAGATCGAAACAGAGATGGCCAGAGCCGCAGCCGATAAGAATAACTATTTTGTCTTCGAACACCGTCGAAAAACCGGCGGCGCCTGCCCGGTGGAGGTGTACAGCGGCCCCATCCGAATCGGAGGCCGCAAGCTTCTCTATTCCCTGGTTCATGACATCAGTAAACGGCGGGAGGTCGAGGAAGCCCTGGAAACCTCCGCAATCCGCAACAAAGAGCTGCTCAGGGAACTCCAACACCGGGCCAAAAACAGCTTTTCCCTCATTGCCTCTCTCATCGACCTGACAGCCGGGAAAAGCGTCAACCCCGAGGCCCTCAAAATCCTTGAAGATCTCGGAAGCCGGGTTCGATCCATGAGCGAGCTCTACAGTCTGCTCTACAGCCGCGACCAAGTGGATCAGGTTCGATTAGACGAATACCTGCACCGCCTGGTTCACCCCATCATCGACCTTACCCCGGGAATTACCAAGAAATGCCTGCTGGAACCGGTCACCGTACCCACCAGCATTGCCGCCCCCCTGGGCCTGATTGTAACCGAGTTAATGACCAACGCCATAAAACACGCCTTCCCCGAGGGTACGGGCAACATTAGCATTGTGTTGAAGGGTGATTCTCATGGGGACAGCACCGGGCAGTACTCCGGGGCTACCCTGGAAATTGCCGATAACGGCTGCGGAATGCCCGAAGACCTTGCCTCCCGAGGCTGCGGTTTCGACACACCCCAAGCCTCCCTGCCCACGCCTGGCCTGGGTATTCAATTGATCCAGAGCCTCGTCCTGCAGATCCGAGGTACTATAGAAACAACCTGCCGGGGCGGAACCATCACCACCATAACCGTCCCCCTAGACTAA